In Amia ocellicauda isolate fAmiCal2 chromosome 5, fAmiCal2.hap1, whole genome shotgun sequence, a genomic segment contains:
- the csde1 gene encoding cold shock domain-containing protein E1 isoform X1: MASTWKGFVEFTLPASPPAAYVNADLGNTSPVGLSLSPYSRSCAAVLPQLYEMEQVFPVPPDPPVPPPPATMPIPRSSSVSCPNTSAAGGKKQKRTPLYQRSMSFDPSLLHNNGHSGYANGTAGGLRETGVIEKLLISYGFIQCSERQARLFFHCSQYNGNLQELKVGDDVEFEVSSDRRTGKPIAVKLVKIKPEILPEERITGQVGAIDTNSLTTPLTVLHGFINPVVCAIPNHLDGKSAPGQVPTGSVCYERNGEVFYLTYTPEDVEGNLHLDTGDKVSFFMETNKHTGAVSAHNIVLVKKKQMRCQGVVCATKEAFGFIERGDVVKEIFFHYSEFKGDLEALQAGDDVEFTIKERNGKEVATEVRLLPQGTVIFEDISIEQFEGTVTKVIPKVPNKNQNDPLPGRIRARINYADKELFFGDKDTKSKVTLLEGDHVQFNISTDRRDKLERATNIEILPDTFQFTKETREMGVIAAMRDGFGFIKCVDRDARMFFHFSEILEESQLHISDEVEFTVVPQFLHTPRLGSPVQDMLSAQRNHAVRIKKLPKGTVSFHTQSEQRFIGVVEKEAIGPSKSTSPSKGKEKDSEEGVITYEDCGMKLTVAYHTKDLEGSAYPQVGDKLEFSISEVKRTGQQSAVNIKILNRTVNTKRLLGYVATLKDNFGFIETANHDQEIFFHYSEMCGDLENLELGDTVEYTLSKGKGNKVSAEKVTKVTAVNGIGEDVSTTVSLGKVVRPLRSVDPSQTEYQGLIEVTEEGTLKGQSFPFGIVGMSHKADCLQKGESVKFQLCTVSQTGQKMACNIIPLRRAPVECVKDQFGFITYEVGDGKKLFFHVKEVQDGVELQAGDEVEFSVILNQRTGKCSACNVRRVSEGPKPVATPRPDRLVSRLKSITLDDSSAPRLVILRQPRGPDNSKGFNVERKIRQAGVID, translated from the exons ATGGCGAGCACCTGGAAGGGCTTTGTTGAGTTTACCTTGCCCGCCTCCCCCCCTGCTGCGTATGTTAACGCTGACCTGGGGAACACGTCTCCTGTCGGACTCAGCTTGTCACCGTACAGCCGATCC TGTGCTGCTGTGCTCCCCCAGCTGTATGAGATGGAGCAGGTGTTTCCTGTTCCCCCCGATCCCCCtgtcccccctcccccagctACTATGCCCATCCCCCGCTCCTCCTCCGTCTCCTGCCCCAACACCTCTGCAGCAGGGGGAAAAAAGCAGAAGAGGACCCCCCTTTATCAAAGATCT ATGAGTTTCGATCCCAGTCTGCTGCATAATAATGGCCATTCTGGATATGCCAATGGCACGGCAGGTGGCCTGCGGGAGACTGGCGTGATTGAGAAGCTGCTGATCTCCTACGGGTTCATCCAGTGCTCAGAGCGCCAAGCACGCCTCTTCTTCCACTGCTCCCAGTATAACGGCAACCTGCAGGAGCTGAAAGTCGGAG ATGATGTGGAGTTTGAAGTGTCGTCTGACAGGCGCACTGGCAAACCCATTGCTGTGAAGTTGGTGAAAATAAAGCCAGAGATCCTGCCTGAGGAAAGAATCACTGGGCAGGTGGGGGCGATTGACACAAACTCACTCACCACTCCCCTTACTGTGCTGCATGGTTTTATAAATCCA GTTGTGTGTGCAATTCCAAACCACTTGGATGGAAAGTCGGCCCCAGGACAGGTTCCCACAGGCAGTGTTTGTTATGAACGTAACGGG GAGGTGTTTTATCTGACCTATACTCCTGAAGATGTGGAGGGCAATCTGCATCTTGACACTGGGGACAAGGTCAGCTTCTTCATGGAAACGAACAAACA CACTGGTGCAGTCAGCGCTCACAATATTGTGCTGGTGAAGAAGAAGCAGATGCGCTGCCAGGGAGTTGTCTGTGCAACAAAG GAGGCCTTTGGGTTCATCGAAAGGGGGGATGTGGTGAAGGAGATATTTTTTCACTACAGTGAATTTAAGGGTGACCTGGAGGCCCTGCAGGCTGGAGATGATGTGGAGTTTACAATCAAAGAGCGAAAT GGAAAGGAGGTGGCCACAGAGGTGAGACTGCTGCCCCAAGGAACGGTTATTTTTGAGGACATCAGTATTGAGCAATTTGAAGGAACAGTCACTAAAGTAATCCCAAAAGTCCCAAACAAAAATCAG AACGATCCACTTCCTGGCCGTATCCGGGCGAGGATTAATTACGCAGACAAGGAGCTGTTCTTTGGTGACAAAGACACTAAGTCCAAAGTGACTCTGCTGGAGGGAGACCACGTGCAGTTTAACATCTCCACTGACCGGCGCGACAAGCTGGAGAGAGCAACCAACATCGAGATCCTTCCCGACACCTTCCAGTTCACCAAGGAGACCAGGGAGATG GGTGTGATTGCTGCAATGAGAGACGGGTTCGGCTTTATAAAGTGTGTGGACCGTGATGCCAGGATGTTCTTCCATTTTAGTGAGATTTTGGAGGAGAGTCAGCTTCACATCTCTGATGAGGTGGAGTTCACAGTTGTCCCG CAGTTTCTTCATACTCCTCGGTTGGGCTCCCCTGTACAGGACATGTTGTCAGCGCAGAGGAACCATGCTGTGCGAATCAAGAAGCTCCCAAAGGGTACAGTGTCCTTCCACACCCAGTCAGAGCAGCGTTTCATAGGTGTTGTTGAGAAGGAAGCCATCGGGCCCTCTAAAAGCACTAGCCCCTCCAAGGGCAAAGAAAAG GACTCTGAAGAGGGTGTAATAACGTATGAAGACTGTGGCATGAAACTGACTGTGGCCTATCACACCAAGGATCTGGAAGGGTCTGCATATCCACAGGTTGGAGACAAG CTGGAGTTCAGCATCTCTGAAGTGAAGAGGACTGGTCAGCAGAGTGCAGTGAACATCAAGATCCTTAATCGTACAGTCAACACCAAGAGACTGCTGGGATACGTCGCCACTCTTAAAGACAACTTTGGATTCATAGAAACGGCCAATCATGACCAGGAGATATTTTTCCACTACAG TGAAATGTGTGGCGATCTGGAAAACTTGGAGTTGGGCGACACGGTGGAATACACTCTGTCCAAGGGCAAGGGCAACAAAGTCAGTGCTGAGAAAGTCACCAAGGTCACTGCTG tGAATGGCATCGGGGAGGATGTCAGTACAACGGTGTCCCTGGGGAAGGTTGTGCGGCCTCTGCGCAGTGTAGACCCGTCACAGACCGAGTACCAGGGCCTCATCGAGGTCACTGAGGAGG GGACTTTGAAGGGCCAGAGCTTCCCCTTTGGCATCGTGGGGATGTCTCACAAGGCCGACTGCTTGCAGAAGGGGGAGTCTGTGAAGTTCCAGCTGTGTACTGTGAGCCAGACTGGACAGAAGAtggcctgcaacatcatcccaCTGCGCAGGGCTCCTGTGGAGTGTGTGAAAGACCAG TTTGGTTTCATCACCTATGAAGTGGGCGATGGGAAGAAGCTGTTCTTCCATGTGAAAGAGGTGCAGGATGGGGTGGAGCTGCAGGCCGGGGACGAAGTGGAGTTCTCTGTGATTCTCAATCAGCGCACGGGGAAGTGCAGCGCCTGCAACGTGCGCCGTGTCAG CGAGGGCCCGAAGCCTGTGGCCACACCGCGGCCTGACCGCCTGGTGAGCCGACTGAAGAGCATCACCCTGGACGACTCCAGCGCCCCTCGCCTGGTCATCCTCCGCCAGCCCCGTGGACCTGACAACTCCAAG GGTTTTAACGTGGAGAGGAAGATTCGGCAAGCCGGTGTCATCGACTGA
- the csde1 gene encoding cold shock domain-containing protein E1 isoform X2, producing the protein MASTWKGFVEFTLPASPPAAYVNADLGNTSPVGLSLSPYSRSCAAVLPQLYEMEQVFPVPPDPPVPPPPATMPIPRSSSVSCPNTSAAGGKKQKRTPLYQRSMSFDPSLLHNNGHSGYANGTAGGLRETGVIEKLLISYGFIQCSERQARLFFHCSQYNGNLQELKVGDDVEFEVSSDRRTGKPIAVKLVKIKPEILPEERITGQVGAIDTNSLTTPLTVLHGFINPVVCAIPNHLDGKSAPGQVPTGSVCYERNGEVFYLTYTPEDVEGNLHLDTGDKVSFFMETNKHTGAVSAHNIVLVKKKQMRCQGVVCATKEAFGFIERGDVVKEIFFHYSEFKGDLEALQAGDDVEFTIKERNGKEVATEVRLLPQGTVIFEDISIEQFEGTVTKVIPKVPNKNQNDPLPGRIRARINYADKELFFGDKDTKSKVTLLEGDHVQFNISTDRRDKLERATNIEILPDTFQFTKETREMGVIAAMRDGFGFIKCVDRDARMFFHFSEILEESQLHISDEVEFTVVPFLHTPRLGSPVQDMLSAQRNHAVRIKKLPKGTVSFHTQSEQRFIGVVEKEAIGPSKSTSPSKGKEKDSEEGVITYEDCGMKLTVAYHTKDLEGSAYPQVGDKLEFSISEVKRTGQQSAVNIKILNRTVNTKRLLGYVATLKDNFGFIETANHDQEIFFHYSEMCGDLENLELGDTVEYTLSKGKGNKVSAEKVTKVTAVNGIGEDVSTTVSLGKVVRPLRSVDPSQTEYQGLIEVTEEGTLKGQSFPFGIVGMSHKADCLQKGESVKFQLCTVSQTGQKMACNIIPLRRAPVECVKDQFGFITYEVGDGKKLFFHVKEVQDGVELQAGDEVEFSVILNQRTGKCSACNVRRVSEGPKPVATPRPDRLVSRLKSITLDDSSAPRLVILRQPRGPDNSKGFNVERKIRQAGVID; encoded by the exons ATGGCGAGCACCTGGAAGGGCTTTGTTGAGTTTACCTTGCCCGCCTCCCCCCCTGCTGCGTATGTTAACGCTGACCTGGGGAACACGTCTCCTGTCGGACTCAGCTTGTCACCGTACAGCCGATCC TGTGCTGCTGTGCTCCCCCAGCTGTATGAGATGGAGCAGGTGTTTCCTGTTCCCCCCGATCCCCCtgtcccccctcccccagctACTATGCCCATCCCCCGCTCCTCCTCCGTCTCCTGCCCCAACACCTCTGCAGCAGGGGGAAAAAAGCAGAAGAGGACCCCCCTTTATCAAAGATCT ATGAGTTTCGATCCCAGTCTGCTGCATAATAATGGCCATTCTGGATATGCCAATGGCACGGCAGGTGGCCTGCGGGAGACTGGCGTGATTGAGAAGCTGCTGATCTCCTACGGGTTCATCCAGTGCTCAGAGCGCCAAGCACGCCTCTTCTTCCACTGCTCCCAGTATAACGGCAACCTGCAGGAGCTGAAAGTCGGAG ATGATGTGGAGTTTGAAGTGTCGTCTGACAGGCGCACTGGCAAACCCATTGCTGTGAAGTTGGTGAAAATAAAGCCAGAGATCCTGCCTGAGGAAAGAATCACTGGGCAGGTGGGGGCGATTGACACAAACTCACTCACCACTCCCCTTACTGTGCTGCATGGTTTTATAAATCCA GTTGTGTGTGCAATTCCAAACCACTTGGATGGAAAGTCGGCCCCAGGACAGGTTCCCACAGGCAGTGTTTGTTATGAACGTAACGGG GAGGTGTTTTATCTGACCTATACTCCTGAAGATGTGGAGGGCAATCTGCATCTTGACACTGGGGACAAGGTCAGCTTCTTCATGGAAACGAACAAACA CACTGGTGCAGTCAGCGCTCACAATATTGTGCTGGTGAAGAAGAAGCAGATGCGCTGCCAGGGAGTTGTCTGTGCAACAAAG GAGGCCTTTGGGTTCATCGAAAGGGGGGATGTGGTGAAGGAGATATTTTTTCACTACAGTGAATTTAAGGGTGACCTGGAGGCCCTGCAGGCTGGAGATGATGTGGAGTTTACAATCAAAGAGCGAAAT GGAAAGGAGGTGGCCACAGAGGTGAGACTGCTGCCCCAAGGAACGGTTATTTTTGAGGACATCAGTATTGAGCAATTTGAAGGAACAGTCACTAAAGTAATCCCAAAAGTCCCAAACAAAAATCAG AACGATCCACTTCCTGGCCGTATCCGGGCGAGGATTAATTACGCAGACAAGGAGCTGTTCTTTGGTGACAAAGACACTAAGTCCAAAGTGACTCTGCTGGAGGGAGACCACGTGCAGTTTAACATCTCCACTGACCGGCGCGACAAGCTGGAGAGAGCAACCAACATCGAGATCCTTCCCGACACCTTCCAGTTCACCAAGGAGACCAGGGAGATG GGTGTGATTGCTGCAATGAGAGACGGGTTCGGCTTTATAAAGTGTGTGGACCGTGATGCCAGGATGTTCTTCCATTTTAGTGAGATTTTGGAGGAGAGTCAGCTTCACATCTCTGATGAGGTGGAGTTCACAGTTGTCCCG TTTCTTCATACTCCTCGGTTGGGCTCCCCTGTACAGGACATGTTGTCAGCGCAGAGGAACCATGCTGTGCGAATCAAGAAGCTCCCAAAGGGTACAGTGTCCTTCCACACCCAGTCAGAGCAGCGTTTCATAGGTGTTGTTGAGAAGGAAGCCATCGGGCCCTCTAAAAGCACTAGCCCCTCCAAGGGCAAAGAAAAG GACTCTGAAGAGGGTGTAATAACGTATGAAGACTGTGGCATGAAACTGACTGTGGCCTATCACACCAAGGATCTGGAAGGGTCTGCATATCCACAGGTTGGAGACAAG CTGGAGTTCAGCATCTCTGAAGTGAAGAGGACTGGTCAGCAGAGTGCAGTGAACATCAAGATCCTTAATCGTACAGTCAACACCAAGAGACTGCTGGGATACGTCGCCACTCTTAAAGACAACTTTGGATTCATAGAAACGGCCAATCATGACCAGGAGATATTTTTCCACTACAG TGAAATGTGTGGCGATCTGGAAAACTTGGAGTTGGGCGACACGGTGGAATACACTCTGTCCAAGGGCAAGGGCAACAAAGTCAGTGCTGAGAAAGTCACCAAGGTCACTGCTG tGAATGGCATCGGGGAGGATGTCAGTACAACGGTGTCCCTGGGGAAGGTTGTGCGGCCTCTGCGCAGTGTAGACCCGTCACAGACCGAGTACCAGGGCCTCATCGAGGTCACTGAGGAGG GGACTTTGAAGGGCCAGAGCTTCCCCTTTGGCATCGTGGGGATGTCTCACAAGGCCGACTGCTTGCAGAAGGGGGAGTCTGTGAAGTTCCAGCTGTGTACTGTGAGCCAGACTGGACAGAAGAtggcctgcaacatcatcccaCTGCGCAGGGCTCCTGTGGAGTGTGTGAAAGACCAG TTTGGTTTCATCACCTATGAAGTGGGCGATGGGAAGAAGCTGTTCTTCCATGTGAAAGAGGTGCAGGATGGGGTGGAGCTGCAGGCCGGGGACGAAGTGGAGTTCTCTGTGATTCTCAATCAGCGCACGGGGAAGTGCAGCGCCTGCAACGTGCGCCGTGTCAG CGAGGGCCCGAAGCCTGTGGCCACACCGCGGCCTGACCGCCTGGTGAGCCGACTGAAGAGCATCACCCTGGACGACTCCAGCGCCCCTCGCCTGGTCATCCTCCGCCAGCCCCGTGGACCTGACAACTCCAAG GGTTTTAACGTGGAGAGGAAGATTCGGCAAGCCGGTGTCATCGACTGA
- the csde1 gene encoding cold shock domain-containing protein E1 isoform X3, translating into MASTWKGFVEFTLPASPPAAYVNADLGNTSPVGLSLSPYSRSCAAVLPQLYEMEQVFPVPPDPPVPPPPATMPIPRSSSVSCPNTSAAGGKKQKRTPLYQRSMSFDPSLLHNNGHSGYANGTAGGLRETGVIEKLLISYGFIQCSERQARLFFHCSQYNGNLQELKVGDDVEFEVSSDRRTGKPIAVKLVKIKPEILPEERITGQVGAIDTNSLTTPLTVLHGFINPVVCAIPNHLDGKSAPGQVPTGSVCYERNGEVFYLTYTPEDVEGNLHLDTGDKVSFFMETNKHTGAVSAHNIVLVKKKQMRCQGVVCATKEAFGFIERGDVVKEIFFHYSEFKGDLEALQAGDDVEFTIKERNGKEVATEVRLLPQGTVIFEDISIEQFEGTVTKVIPKVPNKNQNDPLPGRIRARINYADKELFFGDKDTKSKVTLLEGDHVQFNISTDRRDKLERATNIEILPDTFQFTKETREMGVIAAMRDGFGFIKCVDRDARMFFHFSEILEESQLHISDEVEFTVVPDMLSAQRNHAVRIKKLPKGTVSFHTQSEQRFIGVVEKEAIGPSKSTSPSKGKEKDSEEGVITYEDCGMKLTVAYHTKDLEGSAYPQVGDKLEFSISEVKRTGQQSAVNIKILNRTVNTKRLLGYVATLKDNFGFIETANHDQEIFFHYSEMCGDLENLELGDTVEYTLSKGKGNKVSAEKVTKVTAVNGIGEDVSTTVSLGKVVRPLRSVDPSQTEYQGLIEVTEEGTLKGQSFPFGIVGMSHKADCLQKGESVKFQLCTVSQTGQKMACNIIPLRRAPVECVKDQFGFITYEVGDGKKLFFHVKEVQDGVELQAGDEVEFSVILNQRTGKCSACNVRRVSEGPKPVATPRPDRLVSRLKSITLDDSSAPRLVILRQPRGPDNSKGFNVERKIRQAGVID; encoded by the exons ATGGCGAGCACCTGGAAGGGCTTTGTTGAGTTTACCTTGCCCGCCTCCCCCCCTGCTGCGTATGTTAACGCTGACCTGGGGAACACGTCTCCTGTCGGACTCAGCTTGTCACCGTACAGCCGATCC TGTGCTGCTGTGCTCCCCCAGCTGTATGAGATGGAGCAGGTGTTTCCTGTTCCCCCCGATCCCCCtgtcccccctcccccagctACTATGCCCATCCCCCGCTCCTCCTCCGTCTCCTGCCCCAACACCTCTGCAGCAGGGGGAAAAAAGCAGAAGAGGACCCCCCTTTATCAAAGATCT ATGAGTTTCGATCCCAGTCTGCTGCATAATAATGGCCATTCTGGATATGCCAATGGCACGGCAGGTGGCCTGCGGGAGACTGGCGTGATTGAGAAGCTGCTGATCTCCTACGGGTTCATCCAGTGCTCAGAGCGCCAAGCACGCCTCTTCTTCCACTGCTCCCAGTATAACGGCAACCTGCAGGAGCTGAAAGTCGGAG ATGATGTGGAGTTTGAAGTGTCGTCTGACAGGCGCACTGGCAAACCCATTGCTGTGAAGTTGGTGAAAATAAAGCCAGAGATCCTGCCTGAGGAAAGAATCACTGGGCAGGTGGGGGCGATTGACACAAACTCACTCACCACTCCCCTTACTGTGCTGCATGGTTTTATAAATCCA GTTGTGTGTGCAATTCCAAACCACTTGGATGGAAAGTCGGCCCCAGGACAGGTTCCCACAGGCAGTGTTTGTTATGAACGTAACGGG GAGGTGTTTTATCTGACCTATACTCCTGAAGATGTGGAGGGCAATCTGCATCTTGACACTGGGGACAAGGTCAGCTTCTTCATGGAAACGAACAAACA CACTGGTGCAGTCAGCGCTCACAATATTGTGCTGGTGAAGAAGAAGCAGATGCGCTGCCAGGGAGTTGTCTGTGCAACAAAG GAGGCCTTTGGGTTCATCGAAAGGGGGGATGTGGTGAAGGAGATATTTTTTCACTACAGTGAATTTAAGGGTGACCTGGAGGCCCTGCAGGCTGGAGATGATGTGGAGTTTACAATCAAAGAGCGAAAT GGAAAGGAGGTGGCCACAGAGGTGAGACTGCTGCCCCAAGGAACGGTTATTTTTGAGGACATCAGTATTGAGCAATTTGAAGGAACAGTCACTAAAGTAATCCCAAAAGTCCCAAACAAAAATCAG AACGATCCACTTCCTGGCCGTATCCGGGCGAGGATTAATTACGCAGACAAGGAGCTGTTCTTTGGTGACAAAGACACTAAGTCCAAAGTGACTCTGCTGGAGGGAGACCACGTGCAGTTTAACATCTCCACTGACCGGCGCGACAAGCTGGAGAGAGCAACCAACATCGAGATCCTTCCCGACACCTTCCAGTTCACCAAGGAGACCAGGGAGATG GGTGTGATTGCTGCAATGAGAGACGGGTTCGGCTTTATAAAGTGTGTGGACCGTGATGCCAGGATGTTCTTCCATTTTAGTGAGATTTTGGAGGAGAGTCAGCTTCACATCTCTGATGAGGTGGAGTTCACAGTTGTCCCG GACATGTTGTCAGCGCAGAGGAACCATGCTGTGCGAATCAAGAAGCTCCCAAAGGGTACAGTGTCCTTCCACACCCAGTCAGAGCAGCGTTTCATAGGTGTTGTTGAGAAGGAAGCCATCGGGCCCTCTAAAAGCACTAGCCCCTCCAAGGGCAAAGAAAAG GACTCTGAAGAGGGTGTAATAACGTATGAAGACTGTGGCATGAAACTGACTGTGGCCTATCACACCAAGGATCTGGAAGGGTCTGCATATCCACAGGTTGGAGACAAG CTGGAGTTCAGCATCTCTGAAGTGAAGAGGACTGGTCAGCAGAGTGCAGTGAACATCAAGATCCTTAATCGTACAGTCAACACCAAGAGACTGCTGGGATACGTCGCCACTCTTAAAGACAACTTTGGATTCATAGAAACGGCCAATCATGACCAGGAGATATTTTTCCACTACAG TGAAATGTGTGGCGATCTGGAAAACTTGGAGTTGGGCGACACGGTGGAATACACTCTGTCCAAGGGCAAGGGCAACAAAGTCAGTGCTGAGAAAGTCACCAAGGTCACTGCTG tGAATGGCATCGGGGAGGATGTCAGTACAACGGTGTCCCTGGGGAAGGTTGTGCGGCCTCTGCGCAGTGTAGACCCGTCACAGACCGAGTACCAGGGCCTCATCGAGGTCACTGAGGAGG GGACTTTGAAGGGCCAGAGCTTCCCCTTTGGCATCGTGGGGATGTCTCACAAGGCCGACTGCTTGCAGAAGGGGGAGTCTGTGAAGTTCCAGCTGTGTACTGTGAGCCAGACTGGACAGAAGAtggcctgcaacatcatcccaCTGCGCAGGGCTCCTGTGGAGTGTGTGAAAGACCAG TTTGGTTTCATCACCTATGAAGTGGGCGATGGGAAGAAGCTGTTCTTCCATGTGAAAGAGGTGCAGGATGGGGTGGAGCTGCAGGCCGGGGACGAAGTGGAGTTCTCTGTGATTCTCAATCAGCGCACGGGGAAGTGCAGCGCCTGCAACGTGCGCCGTGTCAG CGAGGGCCCGAAGCCTGTGGCCACACCGCGGCCTGACCGCCTGGTGAGCCGACTGAAGAGCATCACCCTGGACGACTCCAGCGCCCCTCGCCTGGTCATCCTCCGCCAGCCCCGTGGACCTGACAACTCCAAG GGTTTTAACGTGGAGAGGAAGATTCGGCAAGCCGGTGTCATCGACTGA